Proteins from one Poecile atricapillus isolate bPoeAtr1 chromosome 6, bPoeAtr1.hap1, whole genome shotgun sequence genomic window:
- the LZTS2 gene encoding leucine zipper putative tumor suppressor 2 yields the protein MAIVQTLPVPLEAVSEGATQLRATACSPPAAMGSVGSLLPARPRHDCTSDGDPSAASFCKQEGLLRATPEEPRVSVPGVTHSYANGGFCGDWLDASSPASPCSDSDDLRDDQAPSDHLRGPPPKLVPVSGKLEENVEKTLIRPMAFKPVVSKLRNAQPGTRLGLSESQVSLTHLLGVEKPGSLSCRASTLSDSGRNSLSSLPTYSTGCSQHPEVGALPTTPHGPLDPPGGCRPSNSDSGRSSSSKSTGSLSGRGRPSSESGSCGRSPLPGEEAMLVRELEDKLREREAELQLLRDSLDENEVAICQVFEEKQRRCEQELEGLRQRCAAQARQAAHAAHRGQQVLQLQVLQLQQEKKQLQEDLTQLLQEREVLERRCASFQRERTELAPRLEETKWEVCQKSGEISLLKQQLKEAQAELAQRGAELLGLRAQLREARAQLQAGERRVQGLQEAARLKALELEVCANELQRRKSEADLFRAKAGRLEQEVVGLREAARGRCPPGTGEGCPPPGEGCPPASEELRGSVGLRRQLERLRAEVALERRRGQEQRDAFEQERGTWQGEKERVIRYQKQLQYSYIQMYRRNRRLEQRLQHLRLQGEDSLPEPCDPPDPPFEEITATEI from the exons ATGGCCATTGTGCAGACGCTGCCAGTGCCCCTTGAGGCCGTGTCTGAGGGGGCCACACAGCTGCGTGCCACCGCCTGCTCACCCCCTGCCGCCATGGGCAGCGTGGGCAGCCTCCTGCCCGCCCGGCCTCGCCACGACTGCACAAGTGATGGGGACCCCTCCGCTGCCTCCTTCTGCAAGCAGGAGGGGCTACTCCGGGCCACGCCTGAGGAGCCCCGTGTGTCTGTGCCCGGTGTCACCCACTCCTATGCCAATGGGGGCTTCTGTGGCGACTGGCTTGATgcctcctcccctgccagcccctgtaGTGACTCAGATGATCTCCGTGATGACCAAGCACCAAGTGATCACCTTCGGGGGCCGCCCCCCAAGCTTGTACCTGTCTCTGGCAAGCTGGAAGAG AATGTGGAGAAGACCCTGATCCGCCCCATGGCCTTCAAGCCAGTGGTATCCAAGCTTCGGAATGCCCAGCCAGGCACACGCCTGGGGCTCTCAGAGAGCCAGGTGAGCCTCACCCACTTGCTGGGTGTTGAGAAGCCTGGCTCTCTGAGTTGCCGTGCCAGCACCCTCTCGGACTCGGGGCGCAactccctctccagcctgccCACCTACAGCACGGGCTGCAGCCAGCACCCAGAGGTGGGTGCCCTGCCAACCACCCCCCACGGCCCCCTTGACCCTCCGGGGGGCTGCCGGCCCTCCAACTCGGACAGCGGGCGCTCATCCTCCAGCAAGAGCACAGGCTCGCTGAGTGGCCGGGGCCGGCCCTCCTCAGAGAGTGGCTCCTGTGGGCGCTCTCCGCTGCCTGGCGAGGAGGCCATGCTGGTGCGGGAGCTGGAGGACAAGCTGCGGGAGAGGGAGGccgagctgcagctcctgcgtGACAGCCTGGATGAAAACGAGGTGGCCATCTGCCAG GTGTTTGAGGAGAAGCAGCGTCGgtgtgagcaggagctggaggggctgcGGCAGCGCTGTGCGGCCCAGGCACGGCAGGCAGCCCATGCAGCACATCGGGGGCAGCAggtcctgcagctccaggtgctgcagctgcagcaggagaagaagcagctgcaggaggactTGACCCAGCTACTGCAGGAGCGTGAAGTGTTGGAACGTCGCTGTGCCTCCTTCCAGCGGGAACGCACTGAGCTGGCACCCCGGCTGGAGGAGACCAAGTGGGAG GTGTGCCAGAAGTCAGGGGAGATCTCtctgctgaagcagcagctgaaggaagcGCAGGCGGAGCTGGCGCAGCGGGGCGccgagctgctggggctgcggGCTCAGCTGCGGGAGGCGCGGGCGCAGCTGCAGGCGGGCGAGCGGCgggtgcaggggctgcaggaggccgCCCGCCTCAAGGCGCTGGAGCTGGAGGTCTGTGCCAACGAACTGCAGCGCCGCAAGAGCGAGGCCGACCTCTTCCGCGCCAAAGCCGGCCGGCTCGAGCAGGAGGTGGTGGGGCTGCGGGAAGCTGCCCGCGGTCGATGTCCACCAGGCACTGGTGAGGGGTGCCCCCCACCTGGTGAAGGATGCCCCCCAGCCAGCGAGGAGCTCCGGGGCAGCGTGGGCCTGCGGCGCCAGCTGGAGCGGCTGCGTGCGGAGGTGGCCCTGGAGCGGCGGCgtgggcaggagcagcgggaTGCCTTCGAGCAGGAACGTGGCACGTGGCAGGGCGAGAAGGAGCGGGTCATCCGCTACCAGAAGCAGCTGCAGTACAGCTACATCCAGATGTACCGGCGCAACCGGAGGCTTGAGCAGCGGCTCCAGCATCTCCGGCTTCAGGGCGAGGACTCCCTGCCTGAGCCCTGTGACCCACCTGACCCACCCTTTGAGGAGATAACAGCCACAGAGATCTGA
- the SEMA4G gene encoding semaphorin-4G isoform X1, whose protein sequence is MSGAPAHLLTTLFMAAAAVGYHRSATDLDATPRTTVSFDELSGVRRFNAHTLNYSTLLLEDDRGILYVGARGAIFALNSSDVADGSHHTIHWEASPEKQMDCLQKGKNNKTECFNHVRFLQRLNSTHLYACGTYAFHPLCAAIDANRFMLPSHFEEGKEKCPYDPARGYTGLIVDGGLYTATRYEFRSLPDIRRNLHQRPLKTEESPLHWLNDAEFVTSVLVRESKDSPVGDDDKIYYFFMERAGEETTSFFDKSQVARVARVARVCKSDVGGKKILQRKWTSFMKARLVCYIPYYEVLRSVCSLDGGNWASTVFYAAFTLSAQWRTMEASAVCRYNISAVQRAFEGPYMEYQDWARKWSRYDGAVPEPRPGSCITDHSRRKGYNSSQDLPNSVLDFVKLHPLMFEEVKPAGGEPLLVKKNVVYSQLAVDRVQALDGRSYDVLFMGTGDGWIHKAVVVNSGIHIVEEVQVFRDLQPVESLVISHNQRSLYVGAASGIVQVPLASCARYASCYDCILARDPYCAWDGRACRTVTTTDSIGLVQDIQSGNKGCRSSSGRVRVPAGSLLWKNRTVLQGDDVLLPCDQRSNLARAVWLLNGSEVLGTGQDRLRVGVDGLLVTDTLPQHSGEYHCYGEEQGLRTLLAAYSLTVLPELPRSPTAAPSPHAASQAINDTKVAYISAIVTLVVLCTVLSTILLYMSCLEKRKGKYVLGEPRPASVELQTVSANCLRKGHREEEEEQLTYPDGCLRIIPGEAPTAATSPVKELPVAVPPLPPPLPTELTNGVGALPNVLRKMNGNSYMLLQQQEEPLASPLYSASFTEELSKILEKRKHTQLVEKLDESSV, encoded by the exons ATGAGCGGAGCTCCGGCACATCTCCTGACAACTCTCTTCATGGCAGCGGCAGCCGTGGGCTACCATCGCTCTGCCACCGACCTGGATGCCACCCCCAGGACAACGGTCTCCTTTGATG AGCTGTCGGGAGTCCGGCGCTTCAATGCGCACACCCTCAACTACAgcaccctgctgctggaggacgACCGGGGCATCCTCTACGTGGGCGCCAGGGGAGCCATCTTTGCCCTCAACTCCAGTGACGTGGCTGACGGCTCCCACCACACG ATCCACTGGGAAGCCTCCCCTGAGAAGCAGATGGACTGTCTGCAGAAGGGCAAAAACAACAAG ACCGAGTGCTTCAACCACGTGCGGTTCCTGCAGCGGCTGAACAGCACCCACCTGTACGCCTGTGGGACCTACGCCTTCCACCCGCTCTGTGCCGCCATC GATGCAAACAGGTTCATGTTGCCGTCCCACTTTGAGGAAGGCAAGGAGAAGTGTCCGTATGACCCTGCCCGTGGCTACACCGGCCTCATTGTGG ATGGAGGCTTGTACACAGCAACACGCTACGAGTTTCGGAGCCTCCCTGACATTCGGAGGAACCTGCACCAGAGGCCACTGAAAACAGAGGAGTCCCCGCTGCACTGGCTGAATG ATGCCGAGTTTGTGACCTCTGTGCTGGTCCGGGAGAGCAAGGACAGCCCTGTGGGTGATGATGATAAAATCTACTACTTCTTCATGGAGCGGGCAGGAGAGGAGACCACATCCTTCTTTGACAAGAGTCAGGTGGCCCGAGTGGCCCGGGTGGCCCGTGTCTGTAAG AGCGATGTTGGGGGCAAGAAGATTCTGCAGCGCAAGTGGACATCCTTCATGAAGGCACGCCTGGTCTGCTACATCCCCTACTACGAGGTGCTGCGCAGTGTCTGCAGCCTGGATGGGGGCAACTGGGCCAGCACTGTCTTCTATGCTGCCTTCACACTCTCAGCACAGTG GAGGACCATGGAGGCCTCAGCCGTGTGCCGCTACAACATCTCGGCAGTGCAGCGTGCCTTCGAGGGCCCCTACATGGAGTACCAGGACTGGGCTCGCAAATGGTCCCGCTACGACGGTGCAGTGcccgagccccggcccggctcc TGCATCACGGACCACTCCCGCAGGAAGGGCTACAACTCCTCGCAGGACCTGCCCAACAGTGTCCTGGACTTTGTCAAGCTGCACCCACTCATGTTTGAGGAGGTGAAGCCAGCCGGCGGGGAGCCGCTCCTGGTGAAGAAGAACGTGGTGTACAGCCAGCTGGCTGTAGACAGGGTGCAGGCCCTGGATGGCCGCTCATACGATGTGCTCTTCATGGGTACGG ggGATGGCTGGATCCACAAGGCTGTGGTGGTGAACTCTGGCATCCACATTGTGGAGGAGGTGCAGGTGTTCAGggacctgcagcctgtggagagcCTGGTGATCTCCCACAACCAG aggAGCCTGTATGTGGGAGCAGCCAGCGGGATTGTGCAGGTGCCCCTGGCCTCCTGCGCCAGGTATGCCTCCTGCTATGACTGCATCCTCGCCCGGGACCCCTACTGTGCCTGGGATGGCAGGGCATGCCGCACCGTCACCACCACAGACAG CATAGGGCTGGTGCAGGACATTCAAAGTGGAAACAAGGGATGCCGGAGCAGCTCTGGACGGG TGCGTGTCCCCGCAGGTTCCCTGCTGTGGAAGAACCGGACAGTGCTGCAGGGGGATgatgtgctgctgccctgtgaCCAGCGCTCCAACCTGGCCCGAGCTGTGTGGTTGCTGAACGGCAGCGAAGTGCTGGGCACGGGGCAGGACCGGCTGCGTGTGGGGGTGGATGGGCTGCTGGTGACAGACacgctgccccagcacagcggCGAGTACCACTGCTACGGGGAGGAGCAGGGTCTCCGGACCCTGCTGGCTGCCTACAGCCTCACCGTGCTGCCCGAGCTGCCCCGCAGCCCTACAGCTGCGCCATCGCCCCATGCTGCCAGCCAGGCGATCAACGACACAAAGGTGGCTTACATCTCCGCCATCGTCACCTTGGTGGTGCTCTGCACCGTGCTCAGCACCATTCTCCTGTACATGTCCTGCCTGGAGAAGCGCAAGGGCAAGTACGTGCTGGGGGAGCCGCGGCCAGCCAGCGTGGAGCTGCAGACCGTCTCGGCCAACTGCCTGCGCAAGGGCCaccgggaggaggaggaagaacagCTCACCTACCCTGATGGCTGCCTGCGGATCATCCCTGGCGAGGCACCCACAGCTGCCACCTCCCCAGTCAAGGAGCTGCCGGTTGCCGTGCCCCCACTGCCGCCCCCGCTGCCGACCGAGCTCACCAACGGTGTGGGGGCTCTGCCCAATGTCCTCCGCAAGATGAATGGCAACAGCTacatgctgctgcagcagcaggaggagccaCTGGCCTCCCCACTCTACAGTGCATCCTTCACCGAAGAGCTCAGCAAAATTTTGGAGAAGCGAAAACACACGCAACTGGTGGAAAAGCTGGATGAGAGCTCCGTGtag
- the TWNK gene encoding twinkle mtDNA helicase: protein MALVPLRPGRAASRLLPLLCGGARNKRASLSPGPPGRLGQRRYKKDVLPSPDGPAPSVSITEIRQYLRAQDIPFHDGYSCLHTPSLFTGEREDQPLSANAPFTLFIDKTTGSFLCTATLAEGTWQDFQANVEMRLRGITPIPPASSEEMEEEMRQAREDARCIWERALPLWELLDEKETKETKALFGISQVTNATLKRFAVRYLRTARSLVFPWFSPQDATLKGLKLLRVEKKGGTITYVEETLPRFDSYRNLFGLPLIGRRDTELVLTGWELDALALHQAAGVASLALPRGASSLSPTLLPYLEQFKRITLWLGEDLRSWEAAKLFARKLSLKRCSLVHPGNLQPRPLEALNQGLNVTKILRSAVLASHKSIISFRQLREEVFGELVNTEQVSGVKWARFPELNKLLKGHRRGELTIFTGPTGSGKTTFISEYALDLCMQGVCTLWGSFEINNVRLAKIMLTQFAGRRLEDQLELYDEWADRFEELPLYFMTFHGQQNIKTVIDTMQHAVYMYDITHVVVDNLQFMMGHEHLSVDRLAAQDYIIGAFRKFATDNMCHITLIIHPRKEDDEKELQTASIFGSAKASQEADNVLILQDRKLATGPGKRYLQVSKNRFDGDVGIFPLEFSKASLSFSSSKSKVRLKKMKEEKEILANKIVEGGSGASKKP from the exons ATGGCGCTGGTGCCCCTGCGGCCCGGCAGAGCCGCCAGCCGCCTCCTGCCGCTGCTGTGCGGGGGGGCCCGGAACAAGAGAGCCTCGCTGAGCCCCGGGCCGCCGGGCCGCCTCGGCCAGCGGCGCTACAAGAAGGACGTGCTGCCTTCCCCCGACGGGCCCGCGCCCTCCGTCTCCATCACCGAGATCCGGCAGTACCTGCGGGCGCAGGACATCCCCTTCCACGATGGCTACAGCTGCCTGCACACCCCCAGCCTCTTCACCGGTGAACGCGAGGACCAGCCGCTGTCCGCCAATGCCCCGTTCACCCTCTTCATTGACAAGACCACGGGCAGCTTCCTGTGCACAGCCACCCTGGCCGAGGGCACCTGGCAGGACTTCCAGGCTAACGTGGAAATGCGGCTCCGTGGCATTACCCCCATTCCCCCTGCCAGCTcggaggagatggaggaggaaaTGCGACAGGCTCGCGAGGATGCCCGCTGCATCTGGGAACGGGCTCTGCcgctctgggagctgctggatgaGAAGGAGACCAAGGAGACCAAGGCTTTGTTTGGTATCTCCCAGGTGACAAATGCCACCTTGAAACGCTTCGCTGTGCGTTATTTGAGGACTGCCAGGTCTCTCGTCTTCCCCTGGTTCAGCCCTCAAGATGCGACCTTGAAGGGTCTGAAGCTCTTGAGAGTTGAGAAAAAGGGGGGCACGATAACTTACGTGGAAGAGACTTTACCCCGCTTCGATTCCTATCGCAATCTTTTTGGGCTGCCTCTGATTGGCCGCCGAGACACAGAGTTGGTCTTAACTGGGTGGGAGCTGGATGCCCTGGCCCTGCACCAAGCGGCAGGAGtggccagcctggccctgccacGGGGGGCCAGCAGCCTGTCTCCCACCCTTCTCCCCTACCTGGAGCAGTTCAAGCGCATCACGCTGTGGCTCGGCGAGGACTTGCGCTCCTGGGAAGCTGCCAAGCTCTTTGCTCGCAAGCTGAGCCTCAAGCGCTGCTCTCTGGTGCACCCTGGCAACCTGCAGCCCCGGCCCTTGGAGGCTCTGAACCAGGGCCTGAACGTCACCAAAATCCTGCGTTCTGCCGTGCTTGCCAGCCACAAATCCATCATCTCCTTCCGGCAGCTGCGCGAGGAGGTGTTCGGGGAGCTGGTCAACACCGAGCAGGTGTCTGGCGTCAAGTGGGCACGTTTTCCCGAGCTCAACAAGCTCCTCAAAGGACACCGCAGAGGGGAGCTCACCATCTTCACAG GCCCAACAGGCAGTGGGAAGACCACGTTTATCAGTGAGTATGCACTGGACCTGTGCATGCAGGGCGTGTGCACGCTGTGGGGCAGCTTTGAGATCAACAATGTCCGCCTGGCCAAAATCATGCTGACACAGTTTGCTGGCCGGCGCCTGGAGGACCAGCTAGAGCTGTACGATGAGTGGGCTGATCGCTTCGAGGAGCTCCCGCTCTACTTCATGACCTTCCATGGCCAGCAGAACATCAA GACAGTGATTGACACCATGCAGCACGCGGTCTACATGTACGACATCACCCACGTGGTCGTCGACAATCTCCAGTTCATGATGGGACACGAGCACCTCTCTGTGGACAG gctCGCTGCCCAGGACTACATCATTGGTGCCTTCCGCAAGTTTGCCACGGACAACATGTGCCACATCACCCTGATCATCCATCCTCGTAAGGAGGATGATgagaaggagctgcagacagCCTCCATCTTCGGCTCTGCCAAG GCCAGCCAGGAGGCCGACAATGTCCTCATCCTGCAGGACCGTAAGCTGGCGACAGGGCCAGGGAAGCGCTACCTGCAAGTGTCCAAGAATCGCTTTGACGGGGATGTGGGTATCTTCCCGCTGGAGTTCAGCAAGGCCTCACTCTCCTTCTCATCTTCCAAAAGCAAGGTCAGGctgaagaagatgaaggaggagaaggagatttTAGCCAACAAAATCGTGGAGGGAGGCTCAGGAGCCTCCAAGAAGCCATGA
- the MRPL43 gene encoding large ribosomal subunit protein mL43, whose amino-acid sequence MTGRGSPSRFLTAVLHNGVGRYVRQLQRLQLLFSPTAADARGARQFVEEAAQDFARQHPDVVLYVSPHSGPGPAPVLRAEYLNGTVREELIASKTSEEIVQLATKMANQSGLDIIRIRKPFHTDNPSVQGQWHPLTNKPSILTVQGPRLQPQ is encoded by the exons ATGACGGGCCGCGGGTCGCCCAGCCGCTTCCTGACCGCCGTGCTGCACAACGGCGTGGGCCGCTACGTTCGGCAGCTCCAGCGCCTGCAGCTCCTCTTCAGCCCCACCGCGGCCGACGCCCGCGGCGCCAG GCAGTTCGTGGAGGAGGCGGCACAGGACTTCGCCCGGCAGCACCCCGATGTCGTCCTCTACGTGAGCCCCCACTCGGGCCCAGGCCCGGCCCCGGTGCTACGGGCCGAGTACT TGAACGGGACGGTGCGGGAGGAGCTCATTGCCAGCAAGACGAGCGAGGAGATCGTGCAGCTGGCCACCAAGATGGCCAACCAGTCCGGCCTGGACATCATCCGCATCCGCAAGCCCTTCCACACTGACAACCccagtgtccagggccagtgGCACCCCCTCACCAACAAACCCTCCATCCTCACCGTCCAGGGCCCACGCCTGCAGCCCCAGTAA
- the SEMA4G gene encoding semaphorin-4G isoform X2, whose amino-acid sequence MSGAPAHLLTTLFMAAAAVGYHRSATDLDATPRTTVSFDELSGVRRFNAHTLNYSTLLLEDDRGILYVGARGAIFALNSSDVADGSHHTIHWEASPEKQMDCLQKGKNNKTECFNHVRFLQRLNSTHLYACGTYAFHPLCAAIDANRFMLPSHFEEGKEKCPYDPARGYTGLIVDGGLYTATRYEFRSLPDIRRNLHQRPLKTEESPLHWLNDAEFVTSVLVRESKDSPVGDDDKIYYFFMERAGEETTSFFDKSQVARVARVARVCKSDVGGKKILQRKWTSFMKARLVCYIPYYEVLRSVCSLDGGNWASTVFYAAFTLSAQWRTMEASAVCRYNISAVQRAFEGPYMEYQDWARKWSRYDGAVPEPRPGSCITDHSRRKGYNSSQDLPNSVLDFVKLHPLMFEEVKPAGGEPLLVKKNVVYSQLAVDRVQALDGRSYDVLFMGTGDGWIHKAVVVNSGIHIVEEVQVFRDLQPVESLVISHNQRSLYVGAASGIVQVPLASCARYASCYDCILARDPYCAWDGRACRTVTTTDSIGLVQDIQSGNKGCRSSSGRGSLLWKNRTVLQGDDVLLPCDQRSNLARAVWLLNGSEVLGTGQDRLRVGVDGLLVTDTLPQHSGEYHCYGEEQGLRTLLAAYSLTVLPELPRSPTAAPSPHAASQAINDTKVAYISAIVTLVVLCTVLSTILLYMSCLEKRKGKYVLGEPRPASVELQTVSANCLRKGHREEEEEQLTYPDGCLRIIPGEAPTAATSPVKELPVAVPPLPPPLPTELTNGVGALPNVLRKMNGNSYMLLQQQEEPLASPLYSASFTEELSKILEKRKHTQLVEKLDESSV is encoded by the exons ATGAGCGGAGCTCCGGCACATCTCCTGACAACTCTCTTCATGGCAGCGGCAGCCGTGGGCTACCATCGCTCTGCCACCGACCTGGATGCCACCCCCAGGACAACGGTCTCCTTTGATG AGCTGTCGGGAGTCCGGCGCTTCAATGCGCACACCCTCAACTACAgcaccctgctgctggaggacgACCGGGGCATCCTCTACGTGGGCGCCAGGGGAGCCATCTTTGCCCTCAACTCCAGTGACGTGGCTGACGGCTCCCACCACACG ATCCACTGGGAAGCCTCCCCTGAGAAGCAGATGGACTGTCTGCAGAAGGGCAAAAACAACAAG ACCGAGTGCTTCAACCACGTGCGGTTCCTGCAGCGGCTGAACAGCACCCACCTGTACGCCTGTGGGACCTACGCCTTCCACCCGCTCTGTGCCGCCATC GATGCAAACAGGTTCATGTTGCCGTCCCACTTTGAGGAAGGCAAGGAGAAGTGTCCGTATGACCCTGCCCGTGGCTACACCGGCCTCATTGTGG ATGGAGGCTTGTACACAGCAACACGCTACGAGTTTCGGAGCCTCCCTGACATTCGGAGGAACCTGCACCAGAGGCCACTGAAAACAGAGGAGTCCCCGCTGCACTGGCTGAATG ATGCCGAGTTTGTGACCTCTGTGCTGGTCCGGGAGAGCAAGGACAGCCCTGTGGGTGATGATGATAAAATCTACTACTTCTTCATGGAGCGGGCAGGAGAGGAGACCACATCCTTCTTTGACAAGAGTCAGGTGGCCCGAGTGGCCCGGGTGGCCCGTGTCTGTAAG AGCGATGTTGGGGGCAAGAAGATTCTGCAGCGCAAGTGGACATCCTTCATGAAGGCACGCCTGGTCTGCTACATCCCCTACTACGAGGTGCTGCGCAGTGTCTGCAGCCTGGATGGGGGCAACTGGGCCAGCACTGTCTTCTATGCTGCCTTCACACTCTCAGCACAGTG GAGGACCATGGAGGCCTCAGCCGTGTGCCGCTACAACATCTCGGCAGTGCAGCGTGCCTTCGAGGGCCCCTACATGGAGTACCAGGACTGGGCTCGCAAATGGTCCCGCTACGACGGTGCAGTGcccgagccccggcccggctcc TGCATCACGGACCACTCCCGCAGGAAGGGCTACAACTCCTCGCAGGACCTGCCCAACAGTGTCCTGGACTTTGTCAAGCTGCACCCACTCATGTTTGAGGAGGTGAAGCCAGCCGGCGGGGAGCCGCTCCTGGTGAAGAAGAACGTGGTGTACAGCCAGCTGGCTGTAGACAGGGTGCAGGCCCTGGATGGCCGCTCATACGATGTGCTCTTCATGGGTACGG ggGATGGCTGGATCCACAAGGCTGTGGTGGTGAACTCTGGCATCCACATTGTGGAGGAGGTGCAGGTGTTCAGggacctgcagcctgtggagagcCTGGTGATCTCCCACAACCAG aggAGCCTGTATGTGGGAGCAGCCAGCGGGATTGTGCAGGTGCCCCTGGCCTCCTGCGCCAGGTATGCCTCCTGCTATGACTGCATCCTCGCCCGGGACCCCTACTGTGCCTGGGATGGCAGGGCATGCCGCACCGTCACCACCACAGACAG CATAGGGCTGGTGCAGGACATTCAAAGTGGAAACAAGGGATGCCGGAGCAGCTCTGGACGGG GTTCCCTGCTGTGGAAGAACCGGACAGTGCTGCAGGGGGATgatgtgctgctgccctgtgaCCAGCGCTCCAACCTGGCCCGAGCTGTGTGGTTGCTGAACGGCAGCGAAGTGCTGGGCACGGGGCAGGACCGGCTGCGTGTGGGGGTGGATGGGCTGCTGGTGACAGACacgctgccccagcacagcggCGAGTACCACTGCTACGGGGAGGAGCAGGGTCTCCGGACCCTGCTGGCTGCCTACAGCCTCACCGTGCTGCCCGAGCTGCCCCGCAGCCCTACAGCTGCGCCATCGCCCCATGCTGCCAGCCAGGCGATCAACGACACAAAGGTGGCTTACATCTCCGCCATCGTCACCTTGGTGGTGCTCTGCACCGTGCTCAGCACCATTCTCCTGTACATGTCCTGCCTGGAGAAGCGCAAGGGCAAGTACGTGCTGGGGGAGCCGCGGCCAGCCAGCGTGGAGCTGCAGACCGTCTCGGCCAACTGCCTGCGCAAGGGCCaccgggaggaggaggaagaacagCTCACCTACCCTGATGGCTGCCTGCGGATCATCCCTGGCGAGGCACCCACAGCTGCCACCTCCCCAGTCAAGGAGCTGCCGGTTGCCGTGCCCCCACTGCCGCCCCCGCTGCCGACCGAGCTCACCAACGGTGTGGGGGCTCTGCCCAATGTCCTCCGCAAGATGAATGGCAACAGCTacatgctgctgcagcagcaggaggagccaCTGGCCTCCCCACTCTACAGTGCATCCTTCACCGAAGAGCTCAGCAAAATTTTGGAGAAGCGAAAACACACGCAACTGGTGGAAAAGCTGGATGAGAGCTCCGTGtag